TGGCTGCGAACCTTGTGATGGACCGCACAACCTTGGGCCGGGGTATTCGGCCCCTGGAACGCGATGGTCTGATCGAGATAGGTGACGGGCCGGACGGCCGCACTAAATCTTTGAAGCTGACTGCGGCTGGCCGCAAAAAGCTCGCTCAGGCTCTGCCGCTTTGGCAGGCGGCGCAGGACGAGTTCGAAACGGCCTTCGGCACCGCCGAGGCTCTCACGTTACGCACGACCCTCAATCGGGTCGTATCCCTGATCCCCCGCGAAGATTAAGCGCGGCCCGGAAACCTGCTTCACACTTTAAGACATGGAGTTAGATCATGAAAATCGAAGGTTCTGTCGCACTCGTGACCGGCGCCAATCGTGGATTGGGCAAGGTCTTCGCTGAAAAGCTGCTCGCCGCGGGCGCGCGTAAAGTCTATGCCGGCGCACGCGATCCGATGAAGGTCGCGATTCCCGGCGTCGTGCCCATCAAGCTCGACATCACAAATTCGGACGACGTGAAGGCCGCGGCTGCCGCTTGCGGCGATGTCACGATCCTCATCAACAATGCCGGCATCGCGGCGCCCGTGCCGCTCCTCGGCGGGGACGTCGCCGAAATAGCGCATCGCGAAATGGAGACGAATTATTTCGGCACGTGGCGCGTGAGCAGCGCCTTTGCGCCGATCCTGGTCAAGAATGGTGGTGGAGCGCTCATTAATATTCTCTCCGTGGCATCGTGGAGGTCGCTGGCTCCGCTCCAATCCTATAGCGCGTCGAAATCGGCCGAATGGTCTTTGACCAACGCGCTTCGGAATGAATTGAAGAAAGACGGCACGCAGGTGATCG
The Methyloferula stellata AR4 DNA segment above includes these coding regions:
- a CDS encoding MarR family winged helix-turn-helix transcriptional regulator — translated: MSERSQQQGDCPVCNCQAIRQAARQVTQLYDGHLAPAGLRTSQLSLLANLSRNGPQSIHELAANLVMDRTTLGRGIRPLERDGLIEIGDGPDGRTKSLKLTAAGRKKLAQALPLWQAAQDEFETAFGTAEALTLRTTLNRVVSLIPRED
- a CDS encoding SDR family oxidoreductase, producing the protein MKIEGSVALVTGANRGLGKVFAEKLLAAGARKVYAGARDPMKVAIPGVVPIKLDITNSDDVKAAAAACGDVTILINNAGIAAPVPLLGGDVAEIAHREMETNYFGTWRVSSAFAPILVKNGGGALINILSVASWRSLAPLQSYSASKSAEWSLTNALRNELKKDGTQVIGVHAGFIDTDLVSAFNAPKTSPEDIVARVLTALENGEEEVLADEVSRNVKAGLNAEPPVYRAA